A section of the Rhodospirillales bacterium genome encodes:
- a CDS encoding exo-alpha-sialidase: MVRRHARGHRDVGIWVARKEGAHWVHPIEVADGRIAFRRRVPCWNPVLFQPRLGPLLLFYKLGPSPSRWWGMMATSTDGGRTWSDSRPLPRGILDRSRTSRSSAPTDACSARPPMSRDAGACTSNSTIPRAMAGTEVHR; encoded by the coding sequence CTGGTTCGGCGGCACGCGCGAGGACACCGCGATGTCGGTATCTGGGTCGCCCGTAAGGAGGGCGCTCACTGGGTGCACCCGATCGAGGTCGCCGACGGCCGCATCGCCTTCCGCCGCCGCGTCCCGTGCTGGAATCCGGTGCTGTTTCAGCCACGCCTGGGACCGCTCTTGCTTTTCTACAAGCTTGGGCCGAGTCCCAGCCGCTGGTGGGGCATGATGGCGACTTCCACCGACGGCGGCCGCACCTGGAGCGATTCGCGCCCACTTCCCCGGGGCATCCTCGACCGATCAAGAACAAGCCGATCGAGTGCGCCGACGGACGCTTGCTCTGCCCGTCCTCCGATGAGCAGGGACGCTGGCGCGTGCACGTCGAATTCTACGATCCCGCGAGCGATGGCTGGCACCGAGGTCCATCGTTGA
- a CDS encoding exo-alpha-sialidase codes for MHVEFYDPASDGWHRGPSLNDGRTFAAIQPCLLTHPGGETQMLCRTRQATIGSCRSQDGGKTWSPLEASELPNPDSGIDAVNLASGHVLLVYNHSQTGRSPLNLAISSDGKHWSAVGVLEDEPGEFSYPAIIMDTAGRVHVTYTWNRRRIRHVAFLAEDIRPLPMEHGMWPAGAPKLGAPKLPPSPPKLSRLRRRWRAAVKPPEMR; via the coding sequence GTGCACGTCGAATTCTACGATCCCGCGAGCGATGGCTGGCACCGAGGTCCATCGTTGAACGACGGACGGACCTTCGCCGCGATCCAGCCGTGCCTGCTCACCCACCCCGGCGGCGAGACGCAGATGCTGTGCCGGACCCGGCAGGCGACGATTGGCTCATGCCGATCGCAGGACGGCGGAAAAACGTGGTCGCCCCTGGAAGCAAGCGAACTACCCAATCCCGACAGCGGAATCGACGCGGTGAACTTGGCGTCAGGCCACGTGCTGCTCGTCTACAACCACAGTCAGACAGGACGCTCGCCCCTCAACCTTGCCATCAGCAGCGACGGCAAACACTGGTCGGCGGTGGGCGTCCTCGAAGACGAACCCGGCGAATTTTCGTATCCGGCGATCATCATGGACACCGCCGGACGGGTGCACGTCACCTACACCTGGAACCGGCGGCGTATCCGCCATGTCGCGTTTCTCGCCGAGGACATCCGCCCGCTGCCGATGGAGCATGGAATGTGGCCCGCCGGTGCGCCGAAACTGGGTGCGCCAAAACTGCCCCCGTCGCCACCTAAGCTGAGCCGTCTTCGCCGGCGGTGGCGAGCAGCCGTCAAGCCACCCGAGATGCGATAA